A single window of Bos javanicus breed banteng chromosome 19, ARS-OSU_banteng_1.0, whole genome shotgun sequence DNA harbors:
- the YPEL2 gene encoding protein yippee-like 2 isoform X1 has product MSLGLRWRHWVPGRRPRCSPLPPFGGLAALKTPRSAWPAPGRGNRSRVPAWPLPGASPAPLPKRWARVHSCPTESRGLSSEYLSGSGSGGAAPTSHCFSLSQHQGLFQRVSSSHQVAKDWSFSITSPNEFDLLAVQGTLKSLLQYHTLKAVLQRSAFFMVQLSASIRDYWKNHTLLQLKVDALGQPWESEDVLRELDIFRVVIN; this is encoded by the exons ATGTCGCTGGGTCTCCGCTGGAGACACTGGGTCCCGGGGCGCCGCCCTCGGTGCTCCCCCCTCCCGCCTTTTGGGGGACTGGCCGCCCTCAAGACTCCGAGGAGCGCTTGGCCGGCCCCGGGCAGAGGTAACCGCAGCCGAGTTCCTGCCTGGCCGCTTCCCGGCGCCTCCCCAGCGCCCTTGCCAAAGAGGTGGGCGCGAGTTCACTCCTGCCCGACGGAATCAAGGGGCCTCTCCAGCGAGTATCTCTCGGGAAGTGGGTCTGGCGGGGCAGCCCCGACCTCGCACTGCTTCAG tctttcccagcatcagggtcttttccagcgagtcagctcttcgcatcaggtggcaaaggattggagcttcagcatcacttctcCCAAtgaatttgatctccttgctgtccaagggactctcaagagtcttctccagtaccacactttgaaagcagttcttcagcgctcagccttcttcatggtccagctctcagcatccatacgtgactactggaaaaaccacac GTTGCTGCAATTAAAAGTTGATGCACTGGGCCAACCCTGGGAGTCTGAAGATGTTTTGAGAGAACTTGACATCTTTCGCGTTGTCATTAATTGA